A single Bosea sp. PAMC 26642 DNA region contains:
- a CDS encoding glutaminase codes for MAAATGRGEVATYIPPLATIDPGRFGLCIVTADGAVHAAGDAQEAFSIQSVSKVFALTQALGKIGDTLWRRVGREPSGTPFNSIVQLEREQGIPRNPFINAGALVVADVNLAGHEPRVAIGELLRFMRYLADDDTITIDEAVARAEQATGFRNVALANYMKAFGNLSQPPERTLGVYFHQCAIAMSCRQLAMAGRYLMHGGLYEPGGARVVSAQRARRINALMLTCGHYDASGDFAFRVGLPGKSGVGGGILAIAPGKASIAVWSPGLNASGNSLLGTLALERVAEATGWSVFGAG; via the coding sequence ATGGCTGCCGCAACGGGGCGTGGAGAGGTCGCGACCTATATCCCGCCGCTGGCGACGATCGATCCCGGGCGCTTCGGGCTTTGCATCGTCACCGCCGACGGCGCGGTCCATGCCGCCGGCGATGCGCAGGAAGCCTTCTCGATCCAGAGCGTCTCGAAGGTCTTTGCCCTGACGCAGGCGCTGGGCAAGATCGGCGATACGCTCTGGCGCCGCGTCGGGCGCGAGCCGTCGGGCACGCCGTTCAACTCGATCGTCCAGCTCGAACGCGAGCAGGGCATTCCGCGCAATCCTTTCATCAACGCCGGAGCGCTCGTCGTTGCCGACGTCAATCTTGCAGGCCACGAGCCGCGCGTCGCGATCGGCGAATTGCTGCGTTTCATGCGTTATCTCGCAGATGACGATACCATCACCATCGACGAGGCCGTGGCGCGCGCCGAGCAGGCAACGGGCTTTCGCAATGTTGCACTGGCCAATTATATGAAGGCGTTCGGCAATCTGTCGCAGCCCCCCGAACGCACGCTCGGCGTCTATTTCCATCAATGCGCCATCGCCATGAGTTGCAGGCAACTCGCCATGGCAGGGCGCTACCTGATGCATGGCGGTCTCTACGAGCCCGGCGGCGCGCGCGTCGTCTCGGCTCAGCGGGCGCGCCGCATCAACGCGCTGATGCTGACTTGCGGTCATTACGACGCCTCGGGCGATTTCGCCTTCCGCGTCGGTCTCCCAGGAAAGTCGGGTGTCGGCGGCGGCATCCTTGCGATCGCGCCGGGAAAAGCCTCGATCGCGGTCTGGTCGCCGGGGCTCAACGCCAGCGGCAATTCGCTGCTGGGGACGCTCGCGCTGGAGCGCGTGGCGGAGGCGACGGGGTGGTCGGTGTTCGGGGCGGGGTGA
- a CDS encoding class I SAM-dependent methyltransferase: MSQLLQHPRPGRGRSSVAARIEDEVRVTAADFVDSVAEARLKVAAVRYKVEDEVRSRAGRLKTRVSAARVKFGDEARFIKSWIDDPRRTGSVTPSSPFLARRMASFVDPEIDGPVIEIGPGTGPVTEALIEHGIDEARLILVEYSPEFCALLRKRFPRATVVEGDAYALSTTLQGHLQEKAIAVVSSLPLFNKPPAMRAALAKDAFGLLQPGAPLIQFTYSVISPIPRKGSGLKAFVSDWVLRNIPPARVWVYRQMA, encoded by the coding sequence ATGTCCCAACTCCTCCAGCACCCCAGGCCTGGGCGCGGCCGGTCGAGCGTCGCGGCGCGCATCGAGGATGAGGTGCGCGTGACTGCCGCCGATTTCGTCGACAGCGTGGCCGAAGCTCGCCTCAAGGTCGCTGCCGTGCGCTACAAGGTCGAGGATGAGGTTCGCAGCAGGGCGGGGAGACTTAAGACGAGGGTCAGTGCGGCGCGCGTAAAGTTCGGCGACGAGGCGCGGTTCATCAAGTCCTGGATCGACGACCCCCGGCGCACCGGTTCGGTGACACCGTCGAGCCCGTTTCTGGCGCGACGCATGGCTTCCTTTGTCGATCCCGAGATCGACGGTCCGGTTATCGAGATCGGCCCCGGCACCGGCCCGGTGACCGAGGCGCTCATCGAACACGGCATCGACGAGGCCCGGCTGATCCTGGTCGAATACAGCCCCGAATTCTGCGCCCTCCTGCGGAAACGCTTTCCCCGCGCCACGGTAGTCGAGGGCGATGCCTATGCGCTTTCGACGACGCTGCAGGGACATCTGCAGGAGAAGGCGATCGCAGTCGTCTCCAGCCTGCCACTGTTCAACAAGCCGCCTGCGATGCGTGCCGCGCTCGCCAAGGATGCCTTCGGCCTGCTCCAACCGGGCGCGCCCCTGATCCAGTTCACCTATTCGGTGATCTCGCCGATTCCGCGCAAGGGCTCCGGCCTCAAGGCCTTCGTCTCCGACTGGGTGCTGCGCAACATCCCGCCGGCGCGTGTCTGGGTCTACCGTCAGATGGCGTGA
- the gyrB gene encoding DNA topoisomerase (ATP-hydrolyzing) subunit B — MSDAARDLEDAAYGADSIKVLKGLDAVRKRPGMYIGDTDDGSGLHHMVYEVVDNAIDEALAGHADIVTVTLNAEGSVTVTDNGRGIPTNIHTEEGISAAEVIMTQLHAGGKFDQNSYKVSGGLHGVGVSVVNALSVSLKLRIWRGGNEHFMEFRHGNAVDPLAVVGPAGDKRGTEVTFTPSQETFTMIEFDYKTLEHRLRELAFLNSGVRIILTDARHAEVVREELMYEGGVEAFVRYLDRAKTPIISRPVMLSNEKDGITVDVALWWNDSYHENVLCFTNNIPQRDGGTHLAGFRAALTRQITGYAESSGILKKEKVALTGDDCREGLTAIVSVKVPDPKFSSQTKDKLVSSEVRPVVENVVNQALSTWLEEHPPEAKLIVGKVAEAAAAREAARKARDLTRRKGALDIASLPGKLADCQERDPAKSELFIVEGDSAGGSAKQGRAREYQAVLPLRGKILNVERARFDKMLSSEQVGTLITALGAGIGREEFNIEKLRYHKIIIMTDADVDGSHIRTLLLTFFYRQMPEVIERGHLFIAQPPLYKAARGKSQTYLKDERALEDYLVETALDGAVFKTSDGSERGGADLRGLIEEARGIRFTLGQLHSRYDRRVVEQMAIAGALHPLGEDDEAKANEAAAYVARRLDAISDDLERGWEGKAADGGFQFSRMVRGVKQVAALDAGLLASAEARKLDATAASLQEAYAKPGVLSRKGDDHAVNGPTDLFDAVTAIGKKGVSLQRYKGLGEMNPDQLWETTLDRDARSLLRVKNDQNDEADDLFVKLMGDVVEPRREFIQSNALNATVDT; from the coding sequence ATGTCTGATGCTGCCCGCGACCTCGAGGACGCCGCCTATGGCGCCGATTCCATCAAGGTTCTCAAAGGCCTGGATGCCGTTCGCAAGCGTCCCGGCATGTATATCGGCGACACCGACGACGGCTCGGGCCTGCACCACATGGTCTATGAGGTGGTCGACAACGCCATCGACGAGGCGTTGGCTGGCCATGCCGACATCGTCACTGTGACGCTGAATGCCGAGGGTTCGGTCACCGTGACCGATAATGGCCGCGGCATCCCCACCAATATCCACACGGAAGAGGGCATCTCGGCGGCCGAGGTCATCATGACCCAGCTCCATGCCGGCGGAAAATTCGACCAGAACTCCTACAAGGTCTCGGGCGGCCTGCACGGCGTCGGCGTCTCCGTCGTCAACGCGCTCTCGGTCTCGCTGAAGCTACGCATCTGGCGCGGCGGCAACGAGCATTTCATGGAGTTCCGCCACGGCAATGCGGTCGACCCACTGGCGGTGGTCGGCCCCGCCGGCGACAAGCGCGGCACGGAGGTGACCTTCACCCCATCCCAAGAAACCTTCACGATGATCGAGTTCGACTACAAGACGCTCGAACACCGTCTGCGTGAACTCGCCTTCCTCAACTCCGGCGTCCGCATCATCCTGACCGATGCCCGCCATGCCGAGGTGGTTCGCGAGGAGCTGATGTATGAGGGCGGCGTCGAGGCCTTCGTGCGCTATCTCGACCGCGCCAAGACGCCGATCATCTCCAGGCCGGTGATGCTGAGCAACGAGAAGGACGGCATCACCGTCGATGTCGCGCTGTGGTGGAATGACAGCTACCACGAGAACGTGCTCTGCTTCACCAACAACATCCCGCAGCGCGACGGCGGCACCCATCTCGCCGGCTTCCGCGCCGCGCTGACGCGCCAGATCACCGGCTATGCCGAAAGCTCCGGCATCCTGAAGAAGGAGAAGGTCGCGCTCACCGGCGACGATTGCCGCGAAGGTCTGACCGCGATCGTCTCGGTCAAGGTTCCCGACCCGAAATTCTCCTCGCAGACCAAGGACAAGCTGGTCTCGTCGGAAGTCCGTCCCGTCGTCGAGAACGTCGTCAATCAGGCGCTCTCGACCTGGCTGGAAGAGCACCCGCCCGAGGCCAAGCTGATCGTCGGCAAGGTTGCGGAGGCCGCAGCCGCCCGCGAGGCCGCCCGCAAGGCCCGTGACTTGACCCGCCGCAAGGGCGCGCTCGATATCGCCTCGCTGCCTGGCAAGCTCGCCGACTGTCAGGAGCGCGACCCGGCCAAGTCCGAACTCTTCATCGTCGAGGGGGACTCGGCCGGCGGCTCGGCCAAGCAGGGCCGCGCCCGCGAATATCAGGCGGTTCTGCCCTTGCGCGGCAAGATTCTCAACGTCGAGCGGGCGCGCTTCGACAAGATGCTCTCCTCCGAGCAGGTCGGTACGCTGATCACGGCGCTCGGCGCCGGCATCGGCCGCGAGGAGTTCAACATCGAGAAGCTGCGCTACCACAAGATCATCATCATGACCGACGCGGACGTGGACGGTTCCCACATTCGCACGCTGCTGCTGACCTTCTTCTACCGGCAGATGCCGGAGGTGATCGAGCGCGGGCATCTCTTCATCGCCCAGCCGCCGCTCTACAAGGCGGCGCGCGGCAAGTCGCAGACCTATCTCAAGGACGAGCGCGCGCTGGAGGACTACCTCGTCGAGACGGCGCTCGACGGCGCGGTGTTCAAGACCAGCGACGGGTCCGAGCGCGGTGGCGCCGATCTGCGCGGCCTGATCGAGGAGGCCCGCGGCATCCGCTTCACACTGGGACAGCTGCATTCGCGCTATGACCGCCGTGTCGTCGAGCAGATGGCGATCGCCGGCGCGCTGCATCCGCTGGGCGAGGACGACGAGGCCAAGGCCAATGAGGCCGCCGCCTATGTCGCCAGGCGTCTCGACGCGATCTCCGACGATCTGGAGCGCGGCTGGGAGGGCAAGGCCGCCGATGGCGGCTTCCAGTTCTCCCGCATGGTGCGCGGCGTGAAGCAGGTGGCGGCGCTCGATGCCGGTCTGCTGGCCAGCGCCGAGGCGCGCAAGCTCGACGCAACGGCGGCGTCACTGCAGGAGGCCTATGCCAAGCCCGGCGTGCTGAGCCGCAAGGGCGACGACCATGCCGTCAACGGCCCAACCGACCTGTTCGACGCCGTCACCGCCATCGGCAAGAAGGGCGTGTCGCTGCAGCGCTACAAGGGGCTGGGCGAGATGAACCCCGACCAGCTCTGGGAGACGACGCTCGACCGCGACGCCCGCTCGCTGCTGCGCGTCAAGAACGACCAGAACGACGAGGCCGACGACCTCTTCGTCAAGCTGATGGGCGATGTGGTGGAGCCGCGCCGCGAGTTCATCCAGAGCAATGCGCTGAACGCGACGGTGGATACCTGA
- a CDS encoding Crp/Fnr family transcriptional regulator — protein sequence MTATANQNRLGVPCLACPLRLKPAFKDKTDDEVRFIQAMKIDHRHFPAGADIIHPGQEDAELYTLFSGWAFRYKSLPDGRRQILNFLLPGDLVGLQAALLSAAQHGIEALTDVELCVFPRKRVWDLFVRMPSLSYEIAWLGSREESLIDENLTSVGQRNAGERIAALLISLHRRADALGLVNDNCFHFPLTQQQMADALGLSLVHTSKTWSRLRKAGLFSISGGRLTLLNPRLTARMASIFEREIEPRPLI from the coding sequence ATGACAGCGACCGCCAACCAGAACCGCCTCGGCGTGCCGTGCCTGGCCTGCCCGCTCCGGCTCAAGCCCGCATTCAAGGACAAGACCGATGACGAGGTGCGGTTCATCCAGGCGATGAAGATCGATCATCGCCACTTCCCGGCAGGCGCCGACATCATCCATCCCGGCCAGGAGGACGCCGAACTCTATACGCTCTTTTCCGGCTGGGCCTTTCGCTACAAATCCCTGCCGGACGGGCGCCGCCAGATCCTGAACTTCCTCCTGCCCGGCGATCTCGTGGGGCTGCAGGCCGCCTTGCTGAGCGCCGCCCAGCACGGCATCGAGGCCCTGACGGATGTCGAGCTTTGCGTTTTTCCGCGCAAGCGCGTCTGGGACCTGTTCGTGCGTATGCCGAGCCTGTCCTATGAAATCGCCTGGCTCGGCTCGCGCGAGGAGAGCCTGATCGACGAGAACCTCACCTCCGTCGGCCAGCGCAATGCCGGCGAGCGGATCGCCGCGCTGCTGATTTCCCTCCATCGCCGCGCCGATGCGCTGGGCCTCGTCAACGACAACTGCTTCCATTTCCCGCTGACCCAGCAGCAGATGGCCGACGCGCTCGGCCTTTCGCTCGTCCATACCAGCAAAACCTGGTCGCGCCTGCGCAAAGCCGGCCTGTTCTCGATTTCAGGCGGGCGCCTGACGCTGCTGAACCCACGCCTGACCGCGCGCATGGCCTCGATATTCGAGCGAGAGATCGAACCAAGGCCGCTGATCTGA